A stretch of the Lactuca sativa cultivar Salinas chromosome 9, Lsat_Salinas_v11, whole genome shotgun sequence genome encodes the following:
- the LOC111889803 gene encoding U-box domain-containing protein 1, with protein MEMKEETEGGNQKKQTIIDEISDRLINGELPTKIQAAMEIRSLIRNRNSPGKIRAKFAGVGVIQPLVLMLCSQHHDAREASLLALLNLASRNERNKEQIVTCGAISPLVNLLKFQNTSKIRELATAAILTLSSAPPNKPAIAASGAIPLLVQILSSGTIQGRVDAVTTLHNLSTSKQEPTILLDSTAAPPLINLLKECKKYSKFADKTTALIEIISECPEGRLAITNSEDGILTLVETIEDGSVISKEHAVGALLRLCQSSRSKYRELILNEGAMPGVLRLTVDGSKEGRMKAMTLLDLLRDSPPEKRTSPSVLEKMVQDVDGSGKTTETAKIAKGFLTSCIKLGSRNTKDELMR; from the exons ATGGAGATGAAAGAAGAAACTGAGGGAGGGAATCAGAAGAAACAAACAATAATCGATGAAATTTCCGATAGATTGATTAATGGAGAACTCCCGACGAAGATTCAGGCCGCCATGGAAATCCGTAGCTTGATCCGTAATCGTAATTCCCCCGGAAAGATTCGCGCCAAGTTCGCCGGCGTCGGTGTTATTCAACCCCTTGTTCTTATGCTCTGCTCGCAGCATCATGATGCTCGTGAAGCTTCCCTTCTTGCTCTCCTCAATCTCGCATCCAGAAACGAAAG AAACAAGGAACAAATAGTGACGTGTGGCGCCATTTCTCCTCTCGTGAACCTTCTCAAGTTCCAAAACACGAGCAAGATTCGAGAATTAGCCACAGCTGCAATTTTGACATTATCATCGGCGCCACCCAACAAACCAGCAATCGCCGCCTCCGGAGCGATCCCGCTTCTAGTTCAAATTCTCAGCTCCGGTACCATTCAAGGAAGAGTCGACGCGGTCACCACCCTCCACAACCTCTCGACCTCCAAACAAGAACCAACGATACTTCTCGACTCTACCGCCGCCCCTCCGCTCATCAACCTCCTTAAAGAATGCAAAAAGTACTCCAAATTCGCCGATAAAACCACCGCCCTAATCGAAATTATCTCGGAATGTCCAGAAGGACGACTCGCGATCACAAATTCCGAAGACGGGATATTAACTTTGGTGGAGACGATCGAAGATGGATCGGTAATTAGCAAAGAACACGCAGTCGGAGCTCTGCTTAGATTATGCCAGAGCTCGAGAAGTAAATACCGGGAACTCATTCTGAATGAAGGTGCGATGCCGGGAGTGTTACGGTTAACCGTCGATGGAAGCAAGGAAGGGCGGATGAAGGCTATGACTCTGCTGGACTTGCTTAGGGACTCTCCACCGGAAAAGCGAACGAGTCCGtcggttttggagaagatggTTCAGGACGTCGATGGGTCGGGGAAGACGACGGAAACCGCTAAGATAGCTAAGGGCTTCTTGACTTCTTGTATTAAGTTAGGATCGAGGAACACTAAAGATGAGCTTATGAGGTGA
- the LOC111889731 gene encoding GBF-interacting protein 1, translating into MNSGVRVSIPNNVRKTIQNIKEITGNHSEDEIYAMLKECSMDPNETTQKLLLQDPFHEVRRKRDRKKENPIKESTEPRWKPGMQGRGNRGGRGSGAYSSRHNSHDAGSNRNAVSGKENEIIQGANDGVIIPATHDKKNKEKSMVSSSSNIAPDIPVSEKTTSVPDAHLSASDPILMPSQDSRIPVGTIKREWKPKPPTTNPIPVHVQVQVQDPETSDSIPVPVIPVEPVSLLTSESTIPDPKETKLEEPEPEPELESESHIPDTQHVIIPNHLHVPEAEKLGFRFGSFDFNSISLNDPVSDKCPVSNPSEGITEHIDEQDTVVTVTAADVDDHDHDPDRPSENLSTEGDMSSSVAHEPKQEPSPPGHQYPVVSFGFMPPIIGTHIAPFENTESQPSRVPSFVVQQPFDPSSYYPHFYRSAPDNDGRVSPFHPPGAPPKYNGNVAVLSSQEVGNSLMSTQVMQSSIAVTQQPLPVFRQPTGLHLPHYPPNYIPYGPYFSPFYIPPPAIHQFLSNGGFPQQGQSGNMYPGPPVATGKYPGQQYKPGGNSGNPGQGYGHFGSTQGGNSASNEDLGGPQFKESNVYVTGQQTENQGVWIATAPGRDISGSFYNLPQGGQVAYTPTQPTFASIYHHPAPPVTTTSLHPLLHQPQTMAGGVDMVGPTSNMYQQQQPPPQPTQINWPNNY; encoded by the exons ATGAATAGTGGGGTTAGGGTTTCCATTCCAAACAACGTAAGAAAGACGATCCAGAACATTAAGGAGATCACGGGTAATCACAGTGAAGATGAGATATATGCAATGCTTAAAGAGTGTTCCATGGATCCAAACGAGACCACCCAGAAGCTCCTTTTGCAGG ATCCATTTCATGAAGTAAGGAGGAAACGCGACCGAAAGAAAGAG AATCCCATCAAAGAATCTACAGAGCCTAGATGGAAACCTGGAATGCAGGGAAGGGGGAATAGAGGAGGTCGTGGGAGTGGAGCCTACTCATCACGCCATAATTCTCATG ATGCAGGAAGCAACAGGAATGCTGTTTCTGGAAAGGAAAATGAAATCATTCAAGGTGCAAATGATGGTGTAATCATACCTGCAACTCATGATAAGAAGAATAAAGAGAAATCCATGGTTTCAAGTTCTTCCAATATTGCCCCTGATATTCCAGTTTCTGAGAAAACCACTTCTGTCCCTGATGCTCATTTATCTGCTTCAGATCCAATTCTTATGCCATCACAGGATTCACGGATTCCGGTTGGTACAATCAAACGGGAATGGAAACCAAAACCACCAACAACAAATCCTATTCCTGTTCATGTTCAAGTTCAAGTTCAAGACCCTGAAACCTCTGATTCCATTCCGGTGCCCGTTATTCCAGTCGAACCTGTCTCTTTGTTAACATCGGAATCCACTATTCCGGACCCAAAGGAGACCAAGCTAGAGGAACCAGAACCAGAACCAGAACTGGAATCAGAATCACACATTCCGGACACTCAACATGTTATAATCCCAAATCACCTTCATGTTCCTGAAGCTGAAAAACTAGGGTTTCGTTTTGGAAGCTTTGATTTCAACTCAATCTCTTTGAATGATCCTGTGAGTGACAAGTGTCCTGTTTCCAACCCTTCTGAAGGAATCACTGAACATATAGATGAACAAGATACAGTTGTAACTGTAACTGCTGCTGATGTAGATGATCATGATCATGATCCTGATCGTCCATCTGAAAACTTATCAACCGAAGGTGACATGTCATCCAGTGTGGCCCACGAGCCCAAACAAGAGCCTTCTCCGCCAGGTCATCAATATCCAGTGGTTAGTTTTGGCTTCATGCCTCCAATAATCGGGACCCACATTGCACCTTTTGAAAACACCGAATCCCAACCTTCTCGTGTCCCAAGTTTTGTT gTTCAACAACCGTTTGATCCATCAAGCTACTACCCTCATTTTTACCGTTCTGCCCCTGATAACGATGGGCGGGTGTCACCCTTTCATCCACCAGGGGCCCCACCTAAGTACAATGGAAATGTTGCAGTTTTATCTTCTCAAGAG GTTGGGAACTCATTAATGTCAACGCAAGTTATGCAGAGTTCAATAGCAGTGACTCAGCAACCACTGCCTGTGTTCAGACAACCAACAGGGTTACATTTACCACATTACCCTCCAAATTATATCCCATATGGCccctatttttcaccattttacaTTCCACCTCCAGCTATTCATCAGTTTTTGAGTAATGGTGGATTCCCACAACAAGGGCAAAGTGGGAATATGTACCCTGGCCCACCAGTGGCAACTGGTAAATATCCAGGTCAGCAATATAAGCCCGGGGGTAATTCCGGAAATCCGGGTCAAGGATATGGGCATTTTGGGTCGACCCAGGGTGGTAATTCGGCTTCTAATGAAGATCTTGGTGGACCCCAGTTTAAGGAAAGTAATGTCTATGTTACAGGGCAACAG ACTGAAAATCAAGGTGTATGGATTGCTACAGCTCCTGGAAGAGACATTTCTGGTTCTTTTTATAATCTTCCTCAAGGAGGTCAAGTTGCATATACACCAACACAGCCTACATTTGCTAGTATCTATCACCACCCTGCACCACCAGTAACCACCACATCCCTCCACCCACTCCTCCACCAGCCCCAGACAATGGCTGGAGGTGTTGATATGGTGGGACCCACATCCAACATGTATCAGCAACAACAGCCTCCACCTCAGCCTACCCAAATCAACTGGCCTAATAACTACTGA